One genomic window of Centroberyx gerrardi isolate f3 chromosome 15, fCenGer3.hap1.cur.20231027, whole genome shotgun sequence includes the following:
- the LOC139911237 gene encoding BCL2/adenovirus E1B 19 kDa protein-interacting protein 3-like, whose protein sequence is MSLPKETASDESLQGSWVELHFPGSRGSSPHGSQEQIPTSSLEGDMEKMLLDAQHESGRSSSKGSSQCNSPLRAQTPLLLWRGSEGNSSQSDEDFQERRREVENLMKKNADWIWDWSSRPENSPPKEFLLKHPKRSTSLSIRNTSVMKKGGVLSADFLKLFLPSLIISHILAVGLGIYIGKRLTSHNTY, encoded by the exons ATGTCGCTTCCAAAGGAAACTGCATCTGACGAGAGCTTGCAAG GTTCCTGGGTTGAGCTTCACTTCCCAGGCTCTCGGGGTTCGAGTCCTCACGGAAGCCAGGAACAAATACCCACATCGAGTCTGGAGGGTGACATGGAGAAAATGCTGCTGGATGCACAGCATGAGTCGGGCAGGAGCAGCTCCAAAGGAAGCTCACAGTGCAACAG CCCGCTAAGAGCACAGACCCCCCTTCTTCTGTGGAGAGGCTCAGAGGGAAACAGCTCGCAG TCAGATGAAGACTTCCAAGAGAGAAGACGGGAAGTCGAGAACCTGATGAAGAAAAATGCTGACTGGATCTGGGACTGGTCCAGTCGACCTGAGAACAGTCCACCAAA GGAGTTCCTGCTGAAGCACCCCAAGCGTTCGACCTCTCTCAGCATTAGGAACACCAGCGTCATGAAAAAGGGAGGCGTTCTCTCAGCTGACTTTCTGAAGCTTTTCCTTCCCTCGTTAATCATTTCTCACATACTTGCTGTTGGCCTAGG GATATACATTGGGAAGCGCCTGACCTCTCACAACACCTACTGA
- the LOC139911236 gene encoding serine/threonine-protein phosphatase 2A 55 kDa regulatory subunit B delta isoform codes for MAGVAGGNDFQWCFSQVKGAIDEDVAEADIISTVEFNYSGELLATGDKGGRVVIFQHEQESKNRPHLRGEYNVYSTFQSHEPEFDYLKSLEIEEKINKIRWLPQQNAAHFLLSTNDKTIKLWKISERDKRAEGYNLKDEDGRLRDPFRITSLRVPVLMPMDLMVEASPRRIFANAHTYHINSISVNSDHETYLSADDLRINLWHLEITDRSFNIVDIKPANMEELTEVITAAECHPHQCNVFVYSSSKGTIRLCDMRAAALCDRHSKFFEEPEDPSSRSFFSEIISSISDVKFSHSGRYMMTRDYLSVKVWDLNMENRPVETYQVHEYLRSKLCSLYENDCIFDKFECCWNGSDSAIMTGSYNNFFRMFDRNTRRDITLEASRESSKPRATLKPRKVSTGGKRKKDEISVDSLDFNKKILHTAWHPKDNVIAVAATNNLYIFQDKIN; via the exons ATGGCGG GAGTTGCAGGTGGAAATGATTTTCAGTGGTGTTTCTCTCAAGTGAAAGGGGCGATAGATGAAGATGTTGCGGAAG CCGACATAATCTCAACAGTTGAATTCAACTATTCTGGAGAATTACTTGCTACTGGAGATAAAGGAGGCAGAGTAGTGATATTTCAGCATGAACAGGAG TCTAAGAATCGTCCACACCTGCGTGGGGAGTACAACGTCTATAGCACTTTTCAGAGTCATGAGCCAGAATTTGACTATTTGAAAAGTTTAGAAATCGAggaaaagataaataaaataagatggCTACCCCAACAAAATGCTGCTCACTTTCTACTTTCGACAAATG ATAAAACTATCAAATTGTGGAAAATAAGTGAAAGGGATAAACGGGCAGAGGGTTACAACCTGAAAGATGAAGATGGACGACTCAGAGACCCCTTTAGAATCACCTCTTTACGG gTACCAGTGCTGATGCCAATGGATCTCATGGTAGAAGCAAGCCCACGGAGGATCTTTGCAAATGCGCACACCTATCACATTAATTCCATTTCTGTAAATAGTGATCATGAAACGTACCTCTCCGCAGATGACCTAAGAATAAATCTATGGCACTTGGAAATCACAGACAGAAGTTTTA ATATTGTAGACATCAAGCCTGCCAACATGGAGGAACTGACAGAAGTAATCACAGCTGCTGAGTGCCATCCACACCAATGCAATGTATTTGTGTACAGCAGTAGCAAAGGCACCATCCGCCTGTGTGACATGCGAGCAGCAGCACTCTGCGATAGGCACTCAAAGT tCTTTGAGGAGCCCGAGGATCCAAGCAGCAGGTCCTTTTTCTCTGAGATCATCTCCTCCATCTCGGACGTGAAGTTCAGTCACAGCGGACGCTACATGATGACACGTGACTACCTCTCCGTCAAAGTTTGGGACCTCAACATGGAGAACAGGCCAGTGGAGACGTATCAG gTCCATGAATACCTTCGCAGTAAGCTCTGCTCCTTGTATGAAAATGACTGCATCTTTGACAAATTTGAGTGCTGCTGGAATGGCAGTGACAG tGCCATCATGACCGGCTCCTACAACAACTTCTTCCGAATGTTTGACCGCAACACCAGGCGGGACATCACACTGGAGGCGTCCAGGGAGAGCAGCAAACCACGGGCCACCCTCAAGCCACGCAAGGTGTCCACTGGTGGCAAGAGGAAGAAGGATGAGATCAGCGTGGACAGCCTGGACTTCAACAAGAAGATCCTCCATACTGCCTGGCACCCCAAAGATAACGTGATTGCTGTGGCGGCCACCAACAACTTGTACATTTTCCAGGACAAAATCAACTAG